One region of Glycine max cultivar Williams 82 chromosome 9, Glycine_max_v4.0, whole genome shotgun sequence genomic DNA includes:
- the LOC100803915 gene encoding subtilisin-like protease SBT1.3, producing the protein MAKTLMGNVAFFLTTYLLLFTMLFPANAQFAKKTYLIQMDKSAMPKAFPNHLEWYSSKVKSALSTSPEADMDNEERIIYTYQNAFHGVAAKLTEEEAEKLEAEEGVVTIFPEKKYELHTTRSPTFLGLEPEKSTNMWSEKLAGHDVIVGVLDTGIWPESESFKDVGLRPVPSHWKGTCEIGTGFTNSHCNKKVVGARVFYHGYEAAIGRINEQKEYKSPRDQDGHGTHTAATVGGSPVHGANLLGYANGTARGMAPGTRIAAYKVCWIGGCFSSDIVSAIDKAVADGVNVLSISLGGGVSSYYRDSLSVAAFGAMERGVFVSCSAGNSGPDPASLTNVSPWITTVGASTMDRDFPSDVKLGNGKKIIGVSLYKGKNVLSIKKQYPLVYLGSNSSRVDPRSMCLEGTLDPKVVSGKIVICDRGLSPRVLKGHVVRSAGGVGMILTNTEANGEELVADSHLLPAVAIGEKEGKELKSYVLSSKTATAALAFKGTILGIKPSPVVAAFSSRGPNFLSLEILKPDLVAPGVNILAAWSEAIGPSGLKIDNRRVKFNIVSGTSMSCPHVSGVAALVKSRHPEWSPAAIKSALMTTSYVLDNTKKTLRDSSTAKPSSPYDHGAGHIDPIRALDPGLVYDMVPQDYFEFLCTQNLTPTQLKVFAKYSNRSCRHSLASSGDLNYPAISSVFTQKTTTSFPSPVILHRIVTNVGPPDSKYHVVVSPFKGASIKVEPETLNFTRKHQKLSYKITFKPKVRQTSPEFGTLVWKDGFHTVRSPIVITWLPPPM; encoded by the coding sequence ATGGCCAAGACCCTAATGGGAAACGTGGCTTTCTTCCTAACAACCTATCTTCTACTTTTCACAATGTTGTTCCCGGCAAATGCTCAATTTGCTAAGAAGACTTATCTCATTCAAATGGATAAGTCAGCAATGCCAAAAGCCTTCCCCAACCACCTTGAATGGTATTCATCAAAGGTGAAATCAGCACTGTCCACATCTCCAGAAGCTGATATGGACAATGAGGAGAGAATAATCTACACTTACCAGAATGCTTTTCATGGAGTTGCAGCCAAGTTGACTGAAGAAGAAGCTGAGAAGCTAGAGGCTGAAGAAGGTGTTGTGACCATATTCCCTGAAAAAAAGTATGAGCTACACACCACAAGAAGTCCAACATTCCTTGGTCTTGAACCAGAAAAAAGCACTAATATGTGGTCAGAAAAGCTAGCTGGCCATGATGTAATAGTGGGAGTGTTAGACACTGGGATTTGGCCAGAGAGTGAAAGCTTCAAAGATGTAGGCTTGAGACCGGTACCTTCTCATTGGAAAGGTACATGTGAGATTGGAACAGGCTTCACAAATAGTCACTGCAATAAAAAGGTTGTGGGGGCAAGAGTGTTCTACCATGGATATGAAGCAGCAATTGGTAGAATTAATGAGCAAAAAGAGTATAAGTCACCAAGAGATCAAGATGGTCATGGCACTCACACAGCAGCTACAGTTGGTGGCTCTCCTGTGCATGGAGCTAACCTTCTTGGTTATGCTAATGGCACAGCCAGAGGAATGGCACCAGGTACAAGGATTGCAGCTTACAAAGTGTGTTGGATTGGTGGCTGCTTCAGCTCAGACATTGTATCAGCTATTGATAAAGCTGTGGCTGATGGTGTGAATGTTCTTTCCATCTCTTTAGGTGGTGGAGTCTCCTCTTACTACAGGGATAGTTTATCTGTGGCTGCATTTGGAGCAATGGAGAGGGGTGTTTTTGTTTCATGTTCTGCTGGAAATTCAGGACCTGACCCTGCTAGCCTCACAAATGTGTCACCTTGGATCACCACAGTTGGAGCCAGCACAATGGATAGGGATTTTCCTTCAGATGTTAAGCTTGGGAAtggcaaaaaaattattggagttTCACTCTATAAAGGGAAAAATGTGCTATCAATTAAGAAACAATACCCTTTGGTGTACTTGGGGAGCAACTCTAGTAGGGTTGATCCAAGATCTATGTGCTTGGAAGGGACTTTGGATCCTAAAGTGGTGTCAGGAAAGATAGTAATTTGTGATAGAGGCCTTAGTCCTAGAGTGCTGAAGGGTCATGTGGTGAGAAGTGCAGGAGGGGTGGGAATGATTCTCACTAACACTGAAGCCAATGGGGAAGAACTGGTTGCAGATTCTCACCTCCTTCCAGCAGTAGCGATAggagagaaagaaggaaaagaacTCAAAAGTTATGTCCTATCAAGTAAAACTGCTACTGCAGCTCTAGCTTTTAAAGGTACAATATTAGGAATAAAACCATCTCCTGTAGTGGCAGCATTTTCATCAAGAGGGCCTAATTTTCTCAGCCTTGAAATTCTGAAGCCTGACTTAGTGGCTCCTGGGGTGAACATTCTTGCTGCATGGAGTGAGGCCATTGGTCCATCAGGTTTGAAAATAGACAACAGAAGAGTGAAGTTCAATATAGTCTCTGGCACCTCAATGTCATGCCCTCATGTGAGTGGCGTAGCAGCTTTGGTCAAGTCTAGGCACCCTGAGTGGAGTCCTGCAGCTATAAAATCTGCTTTGATGACAACATCTTATGTTCTTGACAACACCAAGAAAACACTCAGAGATTCCTCAACTGCCAAACCATCAAGTCCTTATGATCATGGTGCTGGACACATTGACCCTATTAGAGCTCTTGACCCTGGTTTGGTCTATGACATGGTGCCACAGGACTACTTTGAATTTCTGTGCACACAGAATCTGACTCCAACACAGCTAAAAGTTTTTGCCAAATATTCAAACAGATCTTGTAGACACTCTCTTGCAAGTTCAGGGGACTTGAACTACCCAGCCATATCATCGGTGTTTACTCAGAAAACAACCACTTCATTCCCTAGTCCAGTGATTCTtcacagaattgtcaccaatgTTGGCCCTCCTGATTCCAAATACCATGTTGTGGTGTCACCATTCAAAGGTGCTTCTATCAAAGTTGAGCCAGAAACCTTGAATTTTACCAGAAAACACCAGAAGTTGTCTTACAAGATTACCTTCAAGCCAAAGGTTCGGCAAACCTCGCCCGAATTCGGAACTCTAGTATGGAAGGATGGTTTCCACACTGTGAGAAGCCCCATTGTGATAACATGGCTGCCACCACCAATGTGA